The segment CTCCATCAACATTTCTTGTAGATGGATAGCGTGCACGACTTTCATTCAAAGCATTTTGATCAATATTCTGAGAAAAGTTATCTGCATGTCTGACATCTTTGACTAGAGCAGAAGATGATTCAACAGCAGATCTGCCTGTTCCGTTTGTTGTCGTAGCTCCATCAGAATCTGTAATTCGTTGAGCATGTTCAGATTCTAAAGGCTTCTTCTCCTGGGAACCACCATCTGAAATGTGATTTTGGATTGGTGGTGCAGCTTTCTTAACTCGCTCTGctgcctttttctttctgaaCTCCTCTAACTGCATGAAAAAGGAAGTAATCAAATTTTCACGTACAAAAGGAATCAACGAAGTGATTATGAAAGGGCACAAGGAAGAACATCCAAtgataaattatgttttttttttttaaaggaaaaaaggggGTCTTAATGACAAAGCCTTGTGCAGACACACAGGAACAACCAATTTAGTGAGAGAAAGTGAAAGTCATTAGGAGTAATATATCAAACCATCTAAATGCATCTAAAGTATGAGCATCAGGAAGTTTACTATAAAAGCACAGGGCACATGTAACCAAGTGTCCAAGTAAAAGGTTCATCAAACTCATATCAACGACAAAACCTTAGTGTAACTGCACAACTCACAACTTCACTAATTGGAGGTTTTATGTGTGAATTCCTTTAGCTAGAGACCTTTCCACCTGCTTTGAGATGTAGTTCTCTTCGTTCCACTTAGTGAAAAGTCTATCGCTATTCATAAACGAAGCGTCTAGATAAAAACGCTTAGGAAATGTGCTTAAAGCAATCAAACATGCATTCAAATCGTCTGAGAAAGTAACAATACTCCAAATGTAATGCTGAACAAGCACCAGAAGGTGGGTCAATCTCCTATCATAGGTGCAATTGATATCAACCCCACAGCTTAAAACATTTGGTCAAAAGTGCGAGCATAAACAAGTTATAGCCAGATACTTGGCATAGGAAAACATAGGCATTTACGTTTTTCCCCTTCCACTCGAAAAACCTCACCCTTTTGACCATAAGAAGCTCTTTGTGCAGGTTGATAAGTCCAACTTACAATCTTCGTTCAAACCTCAAGTCCAAAGttataaacaatatatatagcTCGAAAAATTACAGCATCCTTAAATCCATGGCTTGTCATAAGTCAGCTTATCAACCTCCATGAAATCATTCATCCAAAGCATTGAGTACAAACATTTTCTAATGAATATAACAGGTATCAGTTCCATGAATGTGAAAATTGAAACCAACGACTTCCCTAGCAGCTCGATCGTGGTCAATTAATCCCAACTCAACCAGCATATTGCATACAGAGTCTCGACATTAATAACCGACACTTCGATATAAAAACGTACAAAGCTACATGCTCAGAAAACATCCAATCcaaattgaagatttgaattacattcaagagagagagagagagagagagagagagaagaaaaatcctTACCCGACGCTTGCCTGCTTCCAAATGCTCTAATTTACGAGTCGAGGCCATCGAATTGGGCAAAACCTGAGCCGAAGCCATCAAAACAACGACCCCCAGCTCAAGAagacaaacacaaacaaacccaaaatcCTCATGGTGACACCATTTCCAGGTACAAAAACACAACCCCACAAAACGAACCAAACAAATCAGCCCCGGCTAAATACAATGAATCTAAACCAAACACTGCGAGACTAAAGTAGCAGAAAAACAACCGAAATTGATGATAGCTGTCGGGAAATTGATGGGAAAACcacagaaaatgaagaattgtGAATTGGGGAAGAGGAAAACCAAAAGGGGGCAGATTCCGATCGGATCGGACACGAGGAGATCTGTGGGAAAAATGAACAACAATCTGGCAGATCTCCTCTGCTAACTTCGTTCCCCCGTGTATGCGTTTGTAGATTGTTCCCCCAGAGAAAAATTTTGCGGATTTTGCTCTTGTAATTTCGGTGGGgcgtcaaaaaaaaaaaaatccgcTACCCGCCGTGAGCCTGTCAACGGTGGTtcccaaaaatataatatatggaaGCGTCAAACGTGTGTTTCATTCTGATTGGGTAGTTCGCGGCGGGTAAAATGTTTGGattaattaactatttatctaattgttaaaaaaattgttataaattttctactttttatctttcaaaaatattccttaaacttaaaaaaataaaataatttttttaaaaaaatattcttataattaattttaaacagAAATCGTCCGTActttaatacaaaaatattcttaatttttttaaaaatgttttaaaaaaacatcttagcatttaaaatttcattagttttttttttttttttttttttttttttttttNCTTACTATTATGgttattatatgaaaataactaTATGTAGccaaattagttaattttttttaattagaaaatgccaatttaaaaataaattttcgaatatttaaattttcaatattataaatttagtttttaaactttcaaaattaacaaatatatttgacacgaaattttatgatttgattgcaaataaaattctaatttataccgaatcaatcaattatttttattataaaaaaaaatcttagaatttaaatacataaatgaGTGTTTAAAGATGGgattataattaaatgttgTTCACCTTTTAAGTTAGCAATTTATTCGAAAGTAGTTTTAAGTTGAAATTCTTATCGTTTAAGGCACGGAACAACAaagtctgggtggtgtagttggttatcacgctagtctcacacactagaggtccccgGTTCGAACCCGGGCTCAGACATCTTTTTTAGAGTTTacatttgatatttattttagagtTTACTTATCATTTTACATTCATAtcaaaatgtaatatttttaacaagcactttaaattataatatttatagtaAAGAATTTAGTTGGTTTCTTGGTCCCTAACATTTTTTTGAGGTTTTATTTGATAtctactaatatttttttatttttgttttgttcacaaatttaatttcaaaattagacgactatatttataattttaccttcacataaatataatttgaaatataatatttatgataaatatatGATCCGAGTGGTGTATTTGGTTATCACGCAAGTCTCACACACTACAAGTCCTCTGGGGTTCTATCAACTTACACATGCCAATTTCAAGTTCCTTCTAAGCACATTGTAGCTCAAAAGCCTCAACTTACTACGAGTATCGACCGAACCAAAGTCGCAACCGACTAGGGTAAGCATGCTGTTCAGCTTGGCATAcaagaaataaataagaagaatGAAGATAAATTGATGTCTAATTCCAAGTCCCAACTTTCAGTGAGATACATGGGTAAAAGGAGATGTTTACTGAATAAAGAAGACAGTTTTTGCAAAacatttgaagaaattttgacatgcttcttttattttcatgagAAGGGCCATGAAGAACCAGCAAATCAGGAAACAAACCCATATGAGGATATAAGTCGCAGCGCATACACAAACAAACTACATGCCAACCTCAAAGAAGTCCGTGTTCGAAACAAAATCACCAGACTTCGGGTCGTAGCTCACCGGTCGCTGGAGGCATCCATTTTCCAGAGTTGTAGACATTTTCACCAACTTTCCAACCAGGCACATCCTTCATAACTTCAGCCTCATATTCAAGGTAACTCTTCCACTCTTTGACGAATCTAGAAAGTTAGAAAGTTAGAACAGACACGATTAGACCAATGATACTAAACTTCGTTAAAACCGTCAAGGATCCAGTAGTTTCAACCAGTGTTACTGTAAGTTTGAGGGCAGCCTACACAAAAAATCATCCATTTACCTTTCATCTTCCTCGGCTTGAAGCACGGGCAATATTGCTCGTCGGGCTGCATATTTCTCTTCCTTTAGTGCCCTATACACATCGTCAATGCTCATTGTGAAATTCATAGTTTGCAACAAAAGAGTAATATAAACTTATTAAACCAATCATAAACAGTAAGAAACGACAGGTCGAATGAAACAGCATGACATCATCTTCACCATTTCCCCCAACCAAATGGGTCACCACTCTCACCTCGTTCaagcaaaaggaaaagaagggaACAGAGGAAAGCAGGAAAGACTATTCCTTTAAACTATCTGTAAATACCATAAAAGGCCTTCAATGTACGAAGAAACTATAATCACTCCTCCTTTACAAATAATGTAGACTGATGATCAAGTCTAAACATgaatatgaaattgaaatcaCATTGAGCTCATTCTAGAAATTCTGTTGCAATAATTTAATGCGAGAACAACAGACCAggcaaattaaacaaataaacaagtaaggtagtaatttaaaattgaaattcatgCCAATATATCTACCCAACTATATTTCACGTACCTTGAAAACAAAACAGGTGCATTTGTAACATTATACCAAAGGTTCTCTGATGTTAAATAGAAGCACATAAGACATCTACCTGAGATCTTTGTCCACCTATCAAGTCCTCAAATAACCATTTCTTGcaacaatcaaataattagggcaaattttacttttatcacCTATTCTAAACTAAATGaatcaatttgaatatttaacttCCAATTTGCTCAGTTTCTTTGGGATCGTTGGAAATCCTTGTTTGGTGTGCGTTGTGCTCAGGGTCAGGATGGTTGCTTGTTGTTGAGGAGGTGCTTTTGAATCCTCTTTTAAGGAAAGAGGTAAAGTCTTGTGGCAAACTAGCTTCTTTGCTCTTTTGTGGGATATTTGGttagaaaaaaacataacagAAATTGTGAGGAGTTGAGAGAGTGGGTGAGGTGGTTAAATTTAAAGCCTTCTTTTAGGTCTCGGTCACTATGCCTGATCTTGGCCTTGTTCTTTTGGATTggagacatttttaaaaatttgtttaggCTCGTTTTTTGTTTGCCTATGtattctcttattttctcAAAGAAAGCGCAAtttcttaccaaaaaaaagaaaaaaaaaaccaatgaGTTAAGTTACCCCATTTTGTGTAGTGTGaaatcccacctcggttggagagagaaacgaaacattccttataaaaatgtgaaaactTCTACCTATAAAGGTAACATGAGGCTGACatcgatacgtaacaggcaaAAACAGACGTGCGATGTGTCCTCACAATATCATAGCTAGGCACCGgccagtgtgccaacgaggacccTGGGCcaccaaagggggtggattgtgagatcccacatccgttggagaggggaacaaaacattctttataagggtgtggaaaactctccctaacagacacattttaaaaccctgAGGCTTTTTGGCGATAAACAGGCTAACgctgacaatatctgctagcggtgggcttgggttgttacatgaagagaaaaaactaattttgacaacatttttgTTGTGAGGACAACCAAAGTCGTAAGATAAGAAGAAGATTGTAAGTATATAAGTAAGAGTAACTATTTCCATTTGCATGATCATCCTTAACAAATGGTAAGAAAGGCATACCCCAAACTTAAACATGTCGATTAAATCCTTCGAATCTAAACATGTGGATAGTGATGAGCCTCAATGACATAGTTACGTGAAGATCAGTGATTAAGCTATATAAGACATGTGGTGTGCTTGAAGAAAGGCTCAGTGGTCCTCCGTTTGAAGATAACATGTATAAATGGGACAATTATCTCCAATGGTATGAGATAATTTTAGTGAAgtcaaaagcaaagtcatgaaagtttatattcaaaagtggacaatactATGCCAGTCTGAAATTATGGAGTGGTTCATTGTTCATAAGAATAGTTCTtatgaatgaaaaatgttattatgCAAGTATGTAATCTTCTAATTGTATTAAAGAAGAACTCCTTCGTTGGGCAATTTTCAAACTAAGTGTAGTTTTGAAGGTGTTTTAATGTATGTACGAAACTTAAACTTCATCATCAGATTCAAAACGGGATGCAAAAGAGGAATGGAGATGCGGcctcaaaccaccctcaaTTAAAGTAGCTAAGAaagtgttaatttcttttcaaaaaacCAAATGACTTGAAACTGAATCAAATCCAGGTATCAAACCTAAACTCTCAATGGAAATTCGCTTCAAGGCATCTACCCGGCAAATCGGTAAAATCCAAAACAGCCTAGCACAAAGCATGAATCTCGAaagtcaataaaaataatcaaatccCTAGCAGAAATCCTGGGTCAAGAAGTCTAATACATCCCAAGCTAACTCACCCCTTAATTCGCAGAAATCCTGGGTCAAGAAGTCTAATACATCCCAAGCTAACCCACCCCTTAATTCGCAGAAAAGAGGAAATCCAGATAGAAAAGCAGTAAATCCCATTACTAGTGGAATGATATAAAACAGGAAATGACCATGGATTAAACTAAGATAATGGGAGAGAGAAATCAGACCTTCGGATCTTGTTGCCTTTGCCGACCTGATACATTCCCCAAGAAAACGCACCAAACGCAGTAAGGAAAATCGCCATAGCGCTAGGGCCTTTGGTGGGAATCCGGCGAGCATAACGAACCGGAGCGAATCCACCCGGCGGTGGCCCGTCCTGGAGGATCGGCATGTCTTTGACGCTGGCCATGCCAGGCTTCTTACGAATCGCGGCCTCCGTCATCTCAGAGAGCTGCTTCGATGATCAAGTGAACGAATCAAGAGCTGGCTGTAATGGAGAACTGAGATTTGGGAATTGGGAGGTTTCGAGAACGAAAGAACCCGAAAGAGACGAAGTAAAGAGGCTCAAGTAGAATGCAGAGGGTGGAACCCGAGCGTATGAAAGCCCACTTTGCTGCCAAATAAGAAAACGCCACGTTGCTACCATCATCTCACCCGCAGGTGAACGAGTTATTGCCCGTCACCCAAAtggatgaaataaaaaaatcaaaaaaaccccaaaaattgtttttccatgactttcaattttataagaaagTGGTATATAGGAATTATTATTCgccaaacaaattaaaattacaataaaaaaaacatatatatatatatatataatattaaatgataaatggTGAGAATATAATGCCCTGATAACTCAAGGGTTCTTTCGCAAGGTTCGTCCATAAAGGGTGAGTTATGGTCTAAGTTCAGGTCGAAGGGCGTAGTCGATGGACAACGTATTACCCTTTGTTGGTCTCAAGAGACGGAGGAAGATAAGTTAACTTAAAGATGGTTACCGATTTAAGGACATACGGTGCCCTTATTTTTTAAGGGTAAGAAGGATTGAGAAAATACCTCGAGCCAGCCGTGTtgaataaaaagtcaaatagaataattatataaaaaaaaatagatataaagtTTTATAGGTAGAAAGTTATAgaaacataataattattaaagagaaaaaaaaaaagtttaaagttgAGAGATGATAAAGtccatttattaattttaaaatt is part of the Cucurbita pepo subsp. pepo cultivar mu-cu-16 chromosome LG12, ASM280686v2, whole genome shotgun sequence genome and harbors:
- the LOC111807630 gene encoding NADH dehydrogenase [ubiquinone] 1 alpha subcomplex subunit 13-B, producing MTEAAIRKKPGMASVKDMPILQDGPPPGGFAPVRYARRIPTKGPSAMAIFLTAFGAFSWGMYQVGKGNKIRRALKEEKYAARRAILPVLQAEEDERFVKEWKSYLEYEAEVMKDVPGWKVGENVYNSGKWMPPATGELRPEVW